The proteins below are encoded in one region of Arthrobacter sp. CJ23:
- the hrpA gene encoding ATP-dependent RNA helicase HrpA, protein MTLHISYPAELPVSERREDLMAAIAANQVTIIAGETGSGKTTQIPKMCLELGLGEKGLIGHTQPRRLAARTVAERIASELDVEIGQEVGFQVRFTGEVSAATKIKLMTDGILLAEIQRDKLLRKYNAIIIDEAHERSLNIDFILGYLKRILPQRPDLKVIITSATIDPERFAKHFGSEESPAPIIEVSGRTYPVEIRYRPLSQPAGGAEEDSSDDELEEDRDPLDAVCDAVDELAKEAPGDILVFFSGEREIRDAAEALNGRIQANRRLAGTEVLPLFARLSLQEQHRVFNPGGKRRIILATNVAETSLTVPGIKYVIDTGTARISRYSHRTKVQRLPIERVSQASASQRSGRCGRVSEGIAIRLYSEEDFESRPQFTDPEILRTNLAAVILQMTAMGVARGPKDIENFPFVEPPDSRAINDGVTLLRELGALAPARAGDESGGGQSGGGQPGSGQPARGGLTAVGQKLAQLPVDPRLGRMIVEAGKRGCVKDVMILAAALTIQDPRERPTDKQQLAAEKHARFRDEHSDFTGFLNLWNYIQEQQRELSSTQFRRLCRNEFINYLRVREWQDLFQQLRQLAKPLGITIDNKREADPVGNYEGIHMSLLSGLLSHIGLLDERKREYAGARGSRFAIFPGSALFKKSPAFVMAAELVETSRLWARVAAKFDPLWAEQVAPDLVKRSYSEPHWSTRMGAVMAHEKVMLYGVPIIPSRRVNYSRVDPELSRELFIRHALVEGDWKTHHKFFHRNRALLHEIEELETRMRRRDILVDDETLFEFYDARVGKDVVSERHFDRWWKEARQAEPTLLDFDQSLLISEDAESLDDSAYPKTWLHKGFELPLSYEFHPVAPGSPPNPSDGVTAEVPVLFLNQLDDAAFRWQIPGQRVELVTALIKSLPKQIRKNFVPAPDVARQATAALEAGFDPAEDNLEASLELVLRRLRGHIIPPGSWNWDAVPQHLRVSFRVVDSRGKVLDEGKDLAALQERLAPATRRAIAESLGATPATTARTKGPKGTGTPASAPGAGSPNGATAAASGGFAERTGITEWNFGPVERQVSRTVKGHAVTGFPAIVDEGNSVALQVFQTRAEQEAAMRGGVIRLLALRIPSPDRYVLEHLSNTEKLTFSQNPHGSVSALIADCALAAVDKLTPAELPWDSTAFDALYEVVRAELIDTVFTVTAVVERILASARRIEKQLKASTSLPLISALNDMKSQLEQLVFPGFVARTGYAQLSQLPRYLQAVEKRLEKLPGNVQRDGLNMAAVQGLEDDYDNAVAALLPGRRAVGELTRVRWMIEELRVSLFAVELGTAYSVSEKRIRTVLNQALAPA, encoded by the coding sequence ATGACACTTCATATTTCCTACCCCGCAGAGCTGCCCGTTTCCGAGCGCCGCGAGGACCTGATGGCGGCCATCGCCGCCAACCAAGTGACTATCATCGCGGGCGAGACCGGTTCCGGCAAAACCACCCAGATCCCCAAGATGTGCCTCGAACTCGGCCTGGGCGAGAAGGGCCTGATCGGCCACACCCAGCCGCGCCGGCTTGCCGCGCGGACGGTGGCCGAACGCATCGCCTCCGAGCTGGATGTCGAGATCGGGCAGGAGGTGGGCTTCCAGGTGCGCTTCACCGGCGAAGTCAGCGCGGCCACCAAGATCAAGCTCATGACGGACGGCATCCTGCTGGCGGAAATCCAGCGCGACAAACTGCTGCGCAAATACAACGCCATCATCATCGACGAGGCCCACGAGCGCAGCCTCAACATCGACTTCATCCTGGGCTACCTCAAGCGCATCCTGCCCCAGCGTCCCGATCTGAAGGTCATCATCACCTCGGCCACGATCGACCCCGAGCGCTTCGCCAAACACTTCGGCAGCGAGGAATCCCCCGCGCCGATCATCGAGGTCTCCGGCCGCACCTACCCCGTGGAGATCCGCTACCGCCCGCTGTCCCAGCCGGCCGGCGGTGCTGAGGAGGACTCCTCCGACGACGAACTCGAGGAGGACCGCGATCCCCTCGATGCCGTGTGCGACGCGGTCGACGAACTCGCGAAGGAAGCCCCGGGCGACATCCTGGTGTTCTTCTCCGGCGAGCGTGAGATCCGGGACGCCGCCGAGGCGCTCAATGGCCGCATCCAGGCCAACCGCCGGCTCGCCGGCACCGAGGTGCTCCCCCTGTTTGCCCGGCTGAGCCTCCAGGAACAGCACCGCGTCTTCAACCCCGGCGGCAAGCGGCGGATCATCCTGGCCACCAACGTGGCCGAAACGTCCTTGACGGTCCCGGGCATCAAGTACGTCATCGACACCGGCACCGCCCGCATCTCGCGCTATTCGCACCGCACCAAGGTGCAGCGGCTGCCGATTGAACGCGTCTCCCAGGCCTCGGCCAGCCAGCGATCCGGCCGCTGCGGCCGCGTCTCCGAGGGCATCGCGATCCGCCTCTACTCCGAGGAGGACTTCGAGTCCCGGCCGCAGTTCACCGATCCTGAAATCCTGCGCACCAACCTGGCCGCCGTCATCCTGCAGATGACCGCCATGGGTGTGGCACGGGGCCCCAAGGACATCGAAAACTTCCCGTTCGTGGAGCCGCCGGACTCCCGCGCCATCAACGACGGCGTCACCCTCCTGCGCGAACTCGGCGCCCTGGCTCCGGCCAGGGCCGGCGACGAGTCCGGCGGCGGTCAGTCCGGCGGCGGTCAGCCCGGCAGCGGTCAGCCCGCCCGCGGCGGGCTGACCGCCGTCGGGCAGAAGCTTGCCCAGCTCCCGGTGGACCCGCGGCTGGGCCGCATGATCGTGGAGGCCGGAAAGCGCGGCTGCGTCAAGGACGTCATGATCCTGGCCGCGGCCCTGACCATCCAGGACCCCCGCGAGCGTCCCACGGACAAGCAGCAGCTGGCCGCCGAGAAGCACGCACGGTTCCGCGACGAGCATTCCGACTTCACCGGCTTCCTCAATCTGTGGAACTACATCCAGGAACAGCAGCGCGAGCTGTCCTCCACGCAGTTCCGCCGGCTGTGCCGGAACGAATTCATCAACTACCTGCGCGTGCGCGAATGGCAGGATCTGTTCCAGCAGCTGCGCCAGCTCGCCAAGCCGCTGGGCATTACCATCGACAACAAGCGCGAGGCCGATCCCGTGGGCAACTACGAGGGCATCCACATGAGCCTGCTCTCGGGCCTCCTGAGCCACATCGGCCTGCTGGATGAACGCAAGCGCGAATACGCCGGCGCCCGGGGCAGCCGCTTCGCAATCTTCCCCGGTTCGGCACTGTTCAAGAAGTCGCCGGCCTTCGTCATGGCGGCCGAGCTCGTGGAAACCAGCCGGCTCTGGGCCCGCGTGGCCGCCAAGTTCGATCCGCTGTGGGCCGAGCAGGTTGCGCCGGACCTCGTGAAGCGCTCCTACAGCGAGCCGCACTGGTCCACCCGGATGGGCGCGGTCATGGCACATGAGAAGGTCATGCTCTACGGCGTGCCTATCATCCCCAGCCGCCGGGTCAACTACAGCCGGGTGGACCCCGAACTCTCCCGCGAGCTGTTCATCCGGCATGCCCTCGTGGAGGGCGACTGGAAGACGCACCACAAGTTCTTCCACCGCAACCGGGCACTGCTCCACGAGATCGAGGAACTCGAAACCCGCATGCGCCGCCGCGACATCCTGGTGGACGACGAAACACTGTTCGAGTTCTACGATGCCCGCGTCGGCAAGGACGTGGTGTCCGAACGGCACTTCGACAGGTGGTGGAAGGAAGCACGGCAGGCCGAGCCCACGCTCCTGGACTTCGACCAGTCGCTGCTGATCAGCGAGGACGCCGAATCCCTGGACGATTCCGCGTACCCCAAGACGTGGCTGCACAAGGGCTTCGAACTGCCGCTCAGCTACGAGTTCCACCCCGTGGCTCCCGGATCTCCCCCGAACCCCTCGGACGGCGTCACCGCAGAGGTGCCCGTGCTGTTCCTGAACCAGCTCGACGACGCCGCGTTCCGCTGGCAGATTCCCGGCCAGCGCGTGGAGCTCGTGACAGCGCTGATCAAGTCCCTGCCCAAGCAGATCCGGAAGAACTTCGTTCCCGCACCCGACGTCGCCCGCCAGGCGACCGCGGCGCTGGAGGCAGGCTTCGATCCCGCCGAGGACAACCTTGAGGCCTCCCTCGAACTCGTGCTGCGCAGGCTCCGGGGCCACATCATCCCCCCGGGGTCCTGGAACTGGGACGCCGTGCCTCAGCACCTGCGCGTCAGCTTCAGGGTGGTGGACAGCCGCGGCAAGGTCCTGGACGAGGGCAAGGACCTCGCGGCCCTACAGGAGCGGCTGGCACCGGCCACGCGCCGGGCCATCGCCGAATCGCTGGGGGCGACACCCGCCACGACGGCCCGCACCAAGGGGCCCAAAGGAACCGGCACGCCCGCGTCCGCCCCGGGCGCAGGGTCCCCGAACGGGGCCACCGCAGCCGCTTCCGGCGGATTCGCCGAGCGCACCGGCATCACCGAATGGAACTTCGGGCCGGTGGAGCGCCAGGTCAGCCGCACGGTCAAGGGCCATGCCGTGACGGGCTTCCCGGCCATCGTGGACGAGGGCAACTCCGTGGCCCTGCAGGTCTTCCAGACGCGCGCCGAGCAGGAGGCCGCGATGCGCGGCGGCGTCATCCGGCTCCTCGCCTTGCGGATCCCCTCCCCGGACCGCTACGTCCTGGAGCACCTGAGCAACACCGAGAAGCTGACCTTCAGCCAGAACCCCCACGGTTCGGTGAGCGCGCTGATTGCCGACTGCGCCCTGGCCGCCGTGGACAAGCTCACGCCGGCCGAACTGCCGTGGGACAGTACTGCCTTCGATGCCCTCTACGAGGTAGTCCGGGCAGAACTCATCGACACCGTGTTCACGGTGACGGCCGTGGTCGAGCGCATCCTTGCGAGCGCCCGGCGGATCGAAAAACAGCTGAAGGCAAGCACCAGCCTTCCGCTGATCAGCGCGCTGAACGACATGAAGAGCCAGTTGGAGCAGCTGGTCTTCCCCGGTTTTGTAGCACGGACGGGCTACGCCCAGCTGAGCCAGTTGCCGCGGTATCTCCAGGCGGTCGAGAAGCGCCTGGAGAAGCTGCCGGGCAACGTCCAGCGGGACGGCCTGAACATGGCCGCAGTCCAGGGCCTGGAGGACGACTACGACAACGCCGTGGCGGCGCTTCTTCCCGGGCGCCGTGCGGTCGGCGAGTTAACCCGTGTGCGCTGGATGATCGAGGAACTGCGGGTGAGCCTGTTCGCCGTCGAGCTCGGCACGGCCTATTCCGTCTCGGAAAAGCGGATCCGCACGGTGCTGAACCAGGCACTCGCCCCGGCCTGA
- a CDS encoding isoprenylcysteine carboxylmethyltransferase family protein — protein MGAKELLGNVPLPPGQLVGLGADIVLGRLKPARLPGPRTVHRAAGSGLLVAGCAINAWSLLERRRQSSGAFDLERPQSLVVTGPYASSRHPMYVGWWLIHLGLGVLQGSAWAFATTPAAALAEHRGVLAEERTLAESFGHAYAAYAQRVPRYVPGRR, from the coding sequence GTGGGTGCAAAGGAGCTGCTGGGCAATGTGCCACTGCCGCCGGGGCAGCTGGTGGGGCTCGGCGCTGATATTGTCCTCGGCCGCTTGAAGCCTGCCCGGCTGCCGGGTCCGCGGACAGTCCACCGCGCGGCCGGTAGCGGATTGCTGGTGGCCGGATGCGCGATCAACGCTTGGTCACTGCTGGAACGCCGCCGCCAATCGAGCGGAGCATTCGATCTCGAGCGGCCCCAGTCGCTGGTGGTGACCGGCCCCTACGCCAGCAGCCGCCATCCCATGTATGTGGGCTGGTGGCTCATCCATCTGGGGCTCGGTGTGCTGCAGGGCTCGGCCTGGGCCTTCGCCACCACGCCGGCGGCCGCCCTGGCCGAGCACCGCGGCGTGCTCGCGGAGGAACGGACGTTGGCGGAGTCCTTTGGGCACGCCTACGCCGCCTACGCGCAGCGGGTTCCCCGATACGTCCCGGGACGCCGCTGA
- a CDS encoding flavin-containing monooxygenase — protein MNSNRAMNSNRENDSGEVLDTIIVGGGQAGLALGYFLARQGRDFAILDAHQRVGDAWRQRWDSLRLFTPAKYDGLPGLPFPGDRLSFPAKDEVADYLEAYAGRFNLPVHLGVRVDHLWQENSHYAVTANGKRWESANVVVATGGCQSPKIPDFAERLEPSIVQLHSSRYRNAGQLQPGPVLVVGVGNSGAEIALDVSRTHSTVLAGTPSGELPGRHGRAAARFVLPVVRFLGLHVLTLNTPIGRKAVPQFLGHGTPLIRTKAKDLAAAGVESVPRVAGVRDGKPLLADGHVADVANVIWCTGFADDFGWVESPVFDDAGRPRQYRGVVPQAPGLFFLGQEFLFAAVSATLPGVGRDAAYLAGQIPLQSTRPVAHHRQEA, from the coding sequence ATGAACAGCAACCGGGCCATGAACAGCAACCGGGAAAACGATTCCGGCGAGGTGCTGGACACGATCATTGTGGGCGGCGGACAGGCCGGACTTGCCCTGGGCTACTTCCTGGCCCGGCAGGGGCGTGATTTCGCCATTCTCGATGCACACCAGAGGGTGGGCGATGCGTGGCGGCAACGCTGGGATTCCCTCCGGCTGTTCACCCCGGCCAAGTACGACGGCCTCCCGGGCCTGCCGTTCCCGGGCGACAGGCTGTCCTTCCCCGCCAAGGACGAGGTGGCGGACTACCTCGAGGCGTACGCCGGCCGTTTCAACCTTCCCGTCCACCTGGGCGTCCGCGTGGACCACCTGTGGCAGGAGAACAGCCACTACGCGGTCACTGCAAACGGCAAGCGCTGGGAATCCGCCAACGTGGTGGTGGCGACGGGCGGCTGCCAGTCGCCGAAGATTCCGGACTTCGCCGAGCGGCTGGAACCCTCCATCGTCCAGCTGCATTCCAGCCGGTACCGTAACGCCGGGCAGCTTCAGCCGGGCCCCGTGCTGGTGGTGGGGGTGGGCAATTCCGGTGCGGAGATCGCCCTGGACGTGAGCCGGACCCACTCCACCGTGCTGGCCGGAACCCCCAGCGGGGAGCTCCCAGGCCGCCATGGACGGGCAGCGGCGCGGTTCGTCCTGCCGGTGGTGCGCTTCCTGGGGCTGCACGTCCTGACACTCAACACACCCATCGGCCGCAAGGCAGTACCGCAGTTCCTCGGGCACGGCACGCCGCTCATCCGGACCAAGGCCAAGGATCTTGCTGCTGCCGGCGTCGAATCCGTTCCCCGCGTGGCCGGGGTCCGCGACGGCAAGCCGCTGCTGGCGGACGGACACGTGGCTGATGTCGCCAATGTCATCTGGTGCACGGGCTTCGCGGATGACTTCGGATGGGTGGAGTCCCCGGTTTTTGACGACGCCGGCCGTCCACGGCAATACCGCGGGGTGGTGCCGCAGGCACCCGGGCTGTTCTTCCTGGGACAGGAGTTCCTGTTCGCGGCCGTCTCGGCCACATTGCCGGGCGTCGGCCGGGATGCGGCGTATCTGGCCGGACAGATCCCCCTCCAGTCCACCCGTCCCGTTGCACACCATCGGCAGGAAGCCTAG
- a CDS encoding LuxR family transcriptional regulator, which produces MASPKAGLDLGRSAYEEHRWGDAFEHLVTANAEGGLPAADLERLATAAMLTGQSTFGIDTLTRSHEEFLVMGDAASAARCAGWLGLFLINQGEMARSAGWLLRARRLVEELDEPGPVEGFLLIPDALGKLYGGDVEGAAVIFGRAFDIGTRFRDKDLVSLAQLGQGQAKIMLGQTVQGLGLLDEVMVAVTAGELSPVPSGIIYCAVIGACHLVFDVHRALEWTAALDHWCAGRPDMVLFSGQCQSHRAQLYVLHGQWPDALAAAGLALDRAARGDPQSVYGGFYQQGEVQRLRGELDAAETSYREAGNSGYEPQPGLALIHLARGDSLLAQGQIRRAAATTDLASRHQLLPALVDIELATGDIAAARSGAEELKALAEAFPVPMVQAHACQADGAVLLEEGDPAGALKPLRRAWTTWRSLDVPFEAARCRILVGRACRLLGDEDSALMDFEAARRDLLDLGAKPAVAAVDSLLGVVSPGPAGPLTRREVEVLRLVAAGKTNRAVAVELYLSEKTVARHLSNIFLKLGLSSRTAATAYAYDHGLAG; this is translated from the coding sequence ATGGCAAGCCCCAAAGCCGGCCTGGATCTTGGCCGATCCGCCTATGAGGAACATCGCTGGGGTGACGCGTTCGAGCATCTCGTGACCGCCAACGCTGAAGGCGGGCTGCCCGCGGCCGACCTTGAGCGGCTGGCCACTGCAGCGATGTTGACGGGCCAGTCCACCTTCGGCATCGACACGCTCACCCGCTCCCATGAGGAGTTCCTCGTGATGGGGGACGCCGCCAGCGCGGCCAGGTGCGCCGGCTGGCTGGGGCTGTTCCTCATCAACCAAGGCGAGATGGCACGCAGCGCCGGCTGGCTGCTGCGTGCCCGCAGGCTCGTGGAGGAACTGGACGAGCCCGGCCCCGTGGAGGGGTTCCTGCTCATCCCGGACGCCCTGGGCAAACTGTACGGCGGTGACGTGGAAGGGGCGGCCGTCATCTTTGGACGGGCGTTCGATATCGGCACCAGGTTCCGGGACAAGGACCTGGTCTCCCTGGCGCAGCTGGGGCAAGGCCAGGCAAAGATCATGCTGGGCCAGACGGTGCAGGGGCTCGGGCTGCTCGACGAAGTGATGGTGGCAGTCACGGCCGGGGAACTCTCGCCGGTCCCTTCCGGAATCATCTACTGTGCCGTGATTGGCGCCTGCCACCTTGTCTTCGACGTGCACCGGGCCCTCGAATGGACCGCTGCGTTGGACCATTGGTGCGCCGGCCGCCCGGACATGGTCCTCTTCAGCGGCCAGTGCCAGTCGCACCGTGCCCAGCTTTACGTCCTTCATGGCCAGTGGCCGGATGCCCTGGCGGCCGCCGGCCTGGCGCTGGACCGTGCCGCACGCGGGGACCCCCAGTCGGTGTACGGAGGCTTCTACCAGCAGGGCGAGGTCCAGCGGCTTCGCGGCGAGCTGGATGCAGCCGAGACGTCCTACAGGGAGGCTGGCAATTCGGGGTACGAGCCGCAGCCCGGGCTGGCATTGATCCACCTGGCCCGCGGCGACAGCCTGCTAGCCCAGGGCCAGATCCGCAGGGCTGCCGCCACAACGGATCTGGCAAGCCGGCATCAGCTGCTGCCGGCGCTGGTGGACATCGAACTCGCGACGGGGGACATCGCTGCCGCACGCAGCGGAGCAGAGGAACTGAAGGCCCTGGCCGAGGCATTCCCCGTGCCGATGGTACAGGCACACGCCTGCCAGGCCGATGGCGCGGTGCTTCTCGAAGAGGGCGACCCAGCGGGCGCACTCAAGCCGTTGCGGCGCGCCTGGACAACGTGGCGCAGCCTCGATGTGCCCTTCGAAGCCGCACGCTGCCGGATCCTGGTGGGCCGGGCCTGCCGTTTGCTCGGCGACGAAGACTCGGCCCTGATGGATTTTGAGGCCGCACGCAGGGATCTTCTTGACCTCGGCGCGAAGCCGGCGGTCGCCGCCGTTGATTCCCTGCTGGGAGTGGTCAGCCCAGGGCCGGCGGGACCGCTGACCCGCCGCGAAGTCGAAGTCCTGCGGCTGGTGGCCGCAGGCAAGACGAACCGGGCGGTCGCCGTCGAACTCTATCTCAGCGAGAAGACCGTGGCCCGGCACCTGAGCAACATCTTCCTCAAGCTCGGCCTTTCCTCCCGGACCGCAGCCACCGCCTATGCGTACGACCACGGACTGGCCGGCTGA
- a CDS encoding HIT family protein, translating into MSTLFTKIINGEIPGRFVWKDDDVVAFLTISPITQGHTLVVPREEVDSWTDATPELLGKVMDVAQKIGRVQESTFDAKRVGVLMEGFEINHLHVHVWPAYSMADFEVHNVDHHPDPAIMDATAMKFRAALRTAGHEAFVPED; encoded by the coding sequence ATGAGCACTCTGTTCACCAAGATCATCAACGGCGAGATCCCCGGACGCTTCGTGTGGAAGGACGACGACGTGGTCGCGTTCCTGACGATTTCCCCGATCACCCAGGGCCACACCCTGGTGGTGCCGCGCGAGGAAGTCGATTCCTGGACGGACGCCACGCCGGAGCTGCTGGGCAAGGTCATGGACGTCGCACAGAAGATCGGCCGCGTCCAGGAGTCCACCTTCGACGCCAAGCGCGTGGGCGTGCTCATGGAAGGCTTCGAGATCAACCACCTGCACGTCCACGTGTGGCCGGCCTATTCGATGGCCGACTTCGAGGTGCACAACGTTGACCACCATCCGGACCCCGCCATCATGGACGCGACGGCCATGAAGTTCCGGGCAGCGCTGCGCACCGCCGGGCACGAGGCCTTCGTCCCGGAAGACTGA
- a CDS encoding NAD(P)-dependent alcohol dehydrogenase, translating to MTPGRPVPPPLAKPIPILDGPQAGGSRLAAAYGATSADSGLLPLTVARRAPKEDDVEIDIEFCGLCHSDVHTIRGEWSQPAYPLVPGHEIVGRVRRVGAAVDDFAPGDRVGVGCLVDSCRECDSCLEGLEQYCERGNTGTYGSRDARNGDTITQGGYSTSVVVDRRYVLRIPDSLDPAAAAPLLCAGITTYSPLRYFDVEDGDSVGVVGLGGLGHMAVKIAKAMGAEVTVFTTSEAKADDARELGADRVVLSKDAAAMAAADRSIDVIIDTVAAPHDLNPYFRTLRLDGALFQLGLPSEDMPPVRPGTLIRRRLAYAGSLIGGIEETQEMLDFCAEHGVASDIEIVGAEQLNEAYDRMVAGDVKYRFVLDTATLQEPSEKADA from the coding sequence ATGACCCCCGGACGCCCCGTGCCCCCGCCTCTTGCCAAGCCGATCCCCATCCTGGACGGCCCCCAAGCGGGCGGCTCCCGCCTTGCCGCCGCGTACGGCGCCACCTCGGCTGACAGCGGCCTGCTGCCCCTGACCGTCGCACGTCGCGCCCCCAAGGAAGACGACGTCGAAATCGACATCGAGTTCTGCGGCCTCTGCCACTCGGACGTCCACACCATCCGCGGCGAATGGAGCCAGCCGGCGTACCCTCTGGTGCCGGGCCACGAAATCGTGGGCCGCGTCCGACGCGTCGGAGCGGCCGTGGACGACTTCGCTCCTGGCGACCGCGTGGGCGTCGGCTGCCTGGTGGACTCCTGCCGCGAATGCGACAGCTGCCTCGAAGGCCTGGAGCAATACTGCGAGCGCGGCAACACCGGAACGTACGGCTCCAGGGATGCCCGCAACGGTGACACCATCACCCAGGGCGGCTACTCGACGTCGGTGGTGGTGGACCGCCGCTATGTGCTGCGCATCCCGGACAGCCTGGACCCGGCTGCCGCGGCCCCGCTGCTCTGCGCCGGCATCACCACCTACTCGCCGCTGCGCTACTTCGATGTGGAGGACGGCGACTCCGTGGGCGTTGTGGGCCTCGGCGGCCTGGGCCACATGGCCGTCAAGATCGCCAAGGCCATGGGCGCCGAGGTCACGGTGTTCACCACGTCCGAAGCCAAGGCGGACGACGCCCGCGAACTCGGGGCAGACCGGGTGGTCCTGTCCAAGGATGCTGCGGCCATGGCAGCGGCCGACCGCAGCATCGACGTCATCATTGACACCGTGGCGGCTCCGCACGACCTCAACCCCTACTTCCGCACCCTTCGGCTGGACGGGGCCCTGTTCCAGCTGGGGCTGCCCTCGGAGGACATGCCCCCCGTGCGGCCCGGGACCCTGATCCGCCGGCGCCTCGCCTATGCAGGATCCCTGATCGGCGGCATCGAGGAAACCCAGGAGATGCTGGACTTCTGCGCCGAACACGGTGTGGCCAGCGACATTGAAATCGTCGGCGCGGAGCAGCTGAACGAAGCCTACGACCGCATGGTGGCAGGCGACGTGAAGTACCGCTTCGTGCTGGACACGGCAACCCTGCAGGAACCATCGGAAAAGGCGGATGCATGA
- a CDS encoding sulfurtransferase, with amino-acid sequence MTTLMQVKELRRRQEAGARTVVVDVRWTLGDPHGHAHYLEAHVSGAVYADLPTELADHTVPGRGRHPLPPKRKFQESARRWGLNDGDTVVAYDNSGNMAAARLWWMLRDAGVGSVYLLDGGLAAWRAAGYPVEAGEVVPAVGSITLGEGHMPVISEEETAVWPQDGILLDARAGERYRGEIEPVDPRAGHIPGAVSAPTTENISADGRFLDPEQLRRRFAGLGLDPGGQVAVYCGSGVTASHEIAALEIAGYRAALLPGSFSQWSTNAANAVDTGDRPYESGDPTGTDRTGTAAAPGSSVRA; translated from the coding sequence ATGACCACCCTGATGCAAGTGAAGGAACTGCGCCGCCGGCAGGAGGCGGGCGCGCGCACCGTGGTGGTGGACGTCCGCTGGACCCTCGGCGATCCCCACGGCCATGCCCACTACCTCGAGGCCCACGTGTCCGGAGCCGTCTACGCCGATCTGCCCACCGAACTGGCGGACCACACAGTGCCCGGCCGTGGCCGCCATCCGCTGCCGCCGAAGCGGAAGTTCCAGGAATCCGCACGGCGCTGGGGCCTGAACGACGGCGACACCGTGGTGGCCTATGACAATTCGGGCAACATGGCCGCCGCCCGCCTGTGGTGGATGCTCCGCGATGCCGGCGTGGGGTCCGTTTACCTGCTCGACGGCGGCCTGGCCGCCTGGCGTGCGGCGGGTTACCCCGTGGAGGCAGGCGAGGTGGTTCCCGCCGTCGGGAGCATCACCCTCGGCGAGGGGCACATGCCGGTGATCAGCGAAGAGGAGACGGCCGTTTGGCCGCAGGACGGAATCCTGCTCGATGCCCGGGCCGGGGAACGGTACCGCGGTGAGATCGAGCCCGTCGACCCCCGCGCCGGGCACATCCCCGGTGCCGTGAGCGCCCCCACCACGGAGAACATCTCCGCCGACGGACGCTTCCTGGACCCCGAACAGCTGCGCCGGCGCTTTGCCGGGCTGGGCCTGGATCCGGGCGGCCAGGTGGCCGTCTACTGCGGCTCGGGCGTCACGGCTTCCCACGAGATCGCCGCACTCGAGATCGCCGGCTACCGGGCGGCGCTGCTCCCCGGCTCGTTCTCGCAGTGGTCCACCAATGCGGCCAATGCCGTGGATACAGGGGACCGGCCGTACGAGTCCGGCGACCCCACCGGCACGGACCGAACTGGCACTGCGGCGGCCCCCGGGAGTAGCGTCAGAGCATGA
- a CDS encoding PLP-dependent cysteine synthase family protein, giving the protein MSKSCNQDRAWASEAIRKIEAENNRSADTHLYAVPLPEHWGVQLYLKDESTHRSGSLKHRLARSLFLYGLVNGWITEGTTIVEASSGSTAVSEAYFARLIGLPFVAVMTKTTSPEKIALIEQFGGACLLVDHASEVYAVAEETARTSGGYYMDQFTYAERATDWRGNNNIAESIFEQLALEEHPVPRWIVVGAGTGGTSATIGRYLRYNRHSTRLAVVDPENSAFYPAWRDGLAEYSTGMPSRIEGIGRPRVEPSFIPAVIDHMIQVPDAASVAAMRQLQALAGLHAGPSTGTNLWGVWQLVAQMVAEGQRGSIVSLMCDSGDRYAGSYCSADWLAEKGLDPAPYEAMLARFHETGVWPAGLA; this is encoded by the coding sequence GTGAGTAAATCGTGCAATCAGGACCGGGCCTGGGCCAGCGAGGCCATCCGCAAGATCGAGGCCGAGAACAACCGTTCTGCGGACACCCACCTCTACGCGGTGCCGCTCCCCGAGCACTGGGGCGTGCAGCTGTACCTCAAGGACGAGTCCACGCACCGCTCGGGCAGCCTGAAGCACCGCCTGGCACGGTCCCTGTTCCTGTACGGGCTCGTCAACGGCTGGATCACCGAGGGAACCACCATCGTGGAGGCTTCGAGCGGCAGCACGGCAGTCTCGGAGGCCTATTTTGCGCGGCTGATCGGCCTGCCGTTCGTGGCGGTCATGACCAAGACCACCAGTCCGGAAAAGATTGCCCTGATTGAGCAGTTCGGCGGCGCCTGCCTGCTGGTGGACCACGCCTCGGAGGTCTACGCCGTGGCCGAGGAAACCGCCCGCACCTCCGGCGGCTATTACATGGACCAGTTCACCTACGCGGAGCGGGCCACGGACTGGCGCGGCAACAACAACATCGCCGAGTCCATCTTTGAACAGCTTGCCCTCGAGGAGCACCCTGTCCCCCGCTGGATCGTGGTGGGGGCGGGCACGGGCGGCACCAGCGCCACGATCGGCCGGTACCTGCGCTACAACCGGCACAGCACCAGGCTCGCCGTGGTGGACCCCGAAAACTCGGCGTTCTACCCTGCCTGGCGCGACGGACTGGCCGAGTACAGCACCGGAATGCCGTCCCGGATCGAGGGCATCGGCAGGCCCCGCGTGGAGCCCAGCTTCATCCCGGCCGTGATCGACCACATGATCCAGGTCCCGGATGCCGCCTCAGTGGCGGCGATGCGCCAGCTGCAGGCGCTGGCCGGCCTGCATGCCGGGCCGTCCACGGGCACCAATCTGTGGGGTGTGTGGCAGCTCGTGGCGCAGATGGTGGCCGAGGGCCAGCGCGGCAGCATCGTTTCGCTCATGTGCGACAGCGGCGACCGCTACGCCGGAAGCTACTGCAGCGCGGATTGGCTGGCGGAAAAGGGACTCGATCCCGCGCCGTACGAGGCCATGCTGGCCCGCTTCCACGAGACCGGCGTCTGGCCGGCCGGTCTGGCCTGA